Proteins encoded by one window of Sphaerodactylus townsendi isolate TG3544 linkage group LG04, MPM_Stown_v2.3, whole genome shotgun sequence:
- the LOC125431616 gene encoding sialidase-3-like isoform X1, with protein sequence MVQRSRQTTSKYLLARQLPERLPEVRWNLMAPQKCSNDLPDLIFHWQNTSVLPENMAEAQTGSRKTTLFHQEASGGVTYRIPALLFLPNQSVFLAFAEKRSSPKDEHAKYLVMRRGQKEGTSVQWGPPQALVSAMIPGHRTMNPCPVYEKETGRVFLFFICVQSNATAWHQIATGRNAARLGSVSSQDGGHTWSWLTDLTDRVIGDNLRNWATFAVGPGHGLQLRSGRLVIPAYAYYIRRHVSGKPAARRTRPHCFTVYSDDGGRNWTRGQLVPGFRTEECQVAELTRPDHSQVLYCNARSPKYRVAVLSTNGGNQFETPFLSKKLPETRNGCQGSVVSFSPALKPSETGQRANPVDSTHPLGVPRLTALNTTKEWLLFSHPMGRRKRVNLGIYLNTAPLANGSWKAPWVLHEGPSGYSDLAVCRENHTLLFGCLFESGLTTEYEEIAFRLFTVLELLNNTRGNVT encoded by the exons ATGGTACAGAGgtcacggcaaaccacctctaaatatctCTTGGCTCGACAGCTCCCAGAGAGGCTGCCAGAAGTCAGATGGAACTTGATGGCCCCCCAAAAATGTTCTAATGATCTCCCAGATTTAATTTTTCATTGGCAGAATACTTCGGTCCTCCCAGAAAACATGGCTGAAGCTCAGACAGGCTCCAGGAAGACGACTCTGTTCCACCAAGAAGCCTCTGGCGGAGTCACCTACCGGATCCCGGCCCTGCTGTTCCTGCCCAATCAATCTGTTTTCCTGGCCTTTGCAGAGAAGCGATCCTCGCCCAAAGATGAACACGCCAAGTACCTGGTGATGAGGCGGGGGCAGAAGGAAGGGACATCTGTCCAG TGGGGCCCCCCGCAGGCCTTGGTGTCCGCCATGATTCCCGGCCATCGAACCATGAACCCTTGCCCGGTGTACGAGAAGGAGACGGGCAGAGTCTTCCTGTTCTTTATCTGCGTCCAGTCCAACGCTACAGCGTGGCATCAAatcgcaacagggaggaacgctGCCCGGCTGGGCTCTGTCTCCAGCCAAGACGGCGGCCACACTTGGAGTTGGCTGACCGATTTGACCGACCGGGTGATCGGAGACAACTTGAGAAACTGGGCCACCTTTGCCGTCGGGCCCGGCCACGGGCTGCAACTCCGCTCCGGGCGCCTGGTGATTCCGGCGTACGCTTACTACATCCGTCGGCATGTCTCCGGGAAGCCAGCGGCCCGCCGGACGAGGCCTCACTGTTTCACGGTCTACAGCGACGATGGTGGCCGGAACTGGACCCGCGGACAGCTCGTCCCCGGCTTCCGGACAGAAGAGTGCCAGGTCGCCGAGCTGACCCGCCCAGACCACAGCCAGGTGTTGTACTGCAATGCCCGTAGTCCAAAGTACAGGGTCGCAGTCCTGAGCACAAACGGCGGGAACCAATTTGAGACACCATTCCTGAGCAAGAAGCTACCAGAGACCAGAAATGGCTGCCAGGGCAGCGTGGTGAGTTTCTCCCCGGCGCTGAAGCCCTCGGAAACGGGCCAAAGAGCAAACCCAGTGGACTCGACTCATCCGCTGGGCGTTCCTCGCTTGACTGCACTGAATACCACCAAGGAATGGCTGCTTTTCTCTCACCCCATGGGCAGGCGCAAGCGAGTCAACCTGGGCATCTACCTCAACACTGCCCCTCTGGCGAACGGCAGCTGGAAGGCCCCGTGGGTGCTGCACGAAGGGCCCAGCGGGTACTCGGACCTGGCCGTGTGCCGGGAGAACCACACGTTGCTCTTTGGCTGCTTGTTCGAGAGCGGACTTACCACGGAATACGAAGAGATAGCCTTCCGGCTCTTCACCGTCCTCGAACTTCTGAACAACACTCGAGGAAATGTGACGTGA
- the LOC125431616 gene encoding sialidase-3-like isoform X2, with the protein MKRSAKPLPIAHLRILHFVGFLLNTSVLPENMAEAQTGSRKTTLFHQEASGGVTYRIPALLFLPNQSVFLAFAEKRSSPKDEHAKYLVMRRGQKEGTSVQWGPPQALVSAMIPGHRTMNPCPVYEKETGRVFLFFICVQSNATAWHQIATGRNAARLGSVSSQDGGHTWSWLTDLTDRVIGDNLRNWATFAVGPGHGLQLRSGRLVIPAYAYYIRRHVSGKPAARRTRPHCFTVYSDDGGRNWTRGQLVPGFRTEECQVAELTRPDHSQVLYCNARSPKYRVAVLSTNGGNQFETPFLSKKLPETRNGCQGSVVSFSPALKPSETGQRANPVDSTHPLGVPRLTALNTTKEWLLFSHPMGRRKRVNLGIYLNTAPLANGSWKAPWVLHEGPSGYSDLAVCRENHTLLFGCLFESGLTTEYEEIAFRLFTVLELLNNTRGNVT; encoded by the exons ATGAAAAGGTCCGCCAAACCTCTTCCAATCGCCCACTTACGTATCCTCCATTTCGTTGGTTTCCTGCTG AATACTTCGGTCCTCCCAGAAAACATGGCTGAAGCTCAGACAGGCTCCAGGAAGACGACTCTGTTCCACCAAGAAGCCTCTGGCGGAGTCACCTACCGGATCCCGGCCCTGCTGTTCCTGCCCAATCAATCTGTTTTCCTGGCCTTTGCAGAGAAGCGATCCTCGCCCAAAGATGAACACGCCAAGTACCTGGTGATGAGGCGGGGGCAGAAGGAAGGGACATCTGTCCAG TGGGGCCCCCCGCAGGCCTTGGTGTCCGCCATGATTCCCGGCCATCGAACCATGAACCCTTGCCCGGTGTACGAGAAGGAGACGGGCAGAGTCTTCCTGTTCTTTATCTGCGTCCAGTCCAACGCTACAGCGTGGCATCAAatcgcaacagggaggaacgctGCCCGGCTGGGCTCTGTCTCCAGCCAAGACGGCGGCCACACTTGGAGTTGGCTGACCGATTTGACCGACCGGGTGATCGGAGACAACTTGAGAAACTGGGCCACCTTTGCCGTCGGGCCCGGCCACGGGCTGCAACTCCGCTCCGGGCGCCTGGTGATTCCGGCGTACGCTTACTACATCCGTCGGCATGTCTCCGGGAAGCCAGCGGCCCGCCGGACGAGGCCTCACTGTTTCACGGTCTACAGCGACGATGGTGGCCGGAACTGGACCCGCGGACAGCTCGTCCCCGGCTTCCGGACAGAAGAGTGCCAGGTCGCCGAGCTGACCCGCCCAGACCACAGCCAGGTGTTGTACTGCAATGCCCGTAGTCCAAAGTACAGGGTCGCAGTCCTGAGCACAAACGGCGGGAACCAATTTGAGACACCATTCCTGAGCAAGAAGCTACCAGAGACCAGAAATGGCTGCCAGGGCAGCGTGGTGAGTTTCTCCCCGGCGCTGAAGCCCTCGGAAACGGGCCAAAGAGCAAACCCAGTGGACTCGACTCATCCGCTGGGCGTTCCTCGCTTGACTGCACTGAATACCACCAAGGAATGGCTGCTTTTCTCTCACCCCATGGGCAGGCGCAAGCGAGTCAACCTGGGCATCTACCTCAACACTGCCCCTCTGGCGAACGGCAGCTGGAAGGCCCCGTGGGTGCTGCACGAAGGGCCCAGCGGGTACTCGGACCTGGCCGTGTGCCGGGAGAACCACACGTTGCTCTTTGGCTGCTTGTTCGAGAGCGGACTTACCACGGAATACGAAGAGATAGCCTTCCGGCTCTTCACCGTCCTCGAACTTCTGAACAACACTCGAGGAAATGTGACGTGA
- the LOC125430763 gene encoding sialidase-3-like codes for MSGYADNTTAPHFCGVSGARKGVELAHGAETCHKSPGNCPVVMLRHIGIKLPGTSKVAEAGKINGPFLAWGPREVLVDWPRPPDYHRHHEPAVRNLRSKYRVNFLFFICVEAHVSELHQIKSGKNAARLCYVSSQDGGRSWSQLTDLTDRVIGDDMRNWATFAVGPGHGLQLSSGRLVIPAYTYYIHKRSCGLPVCCCTKPHCFIFYSDDSGRSWALGQLVTALRAGECQVAELTSEDDNRVLYCNGRSPDKYRVEAFSTDDGNQFEESFLCKELPETGKGCLGSVVSFTPVLRHLGVDRLEKDGGEPSYPLVDTPSVSLKTPEQWLLFSHPTGRRKRVDLGIYLNTTPLVKGSWKDPWVLNEGPSGYSDLVACEESGSVLFGCLFESGVSSELEEIAFQLFSDTELLKNVKEG; via the exons ATGTCGGGGTACGCTGACAACACTACagcccctcacttttgtggtgtctccggGGCCAGGAAGGGcgtggagctggcccatggggcagagaCCTGCCACAAAAG CCCTGGGAATTGTCCTGTCGTCATGCTGCGACACATCGGCATCAAGCTGCCAGGCACTT ctaaagTGGCCGAAGCTGGGAAAATAAACGGCCCATTTCTTGCG TGGGGTCCTCGAGAAGTTCTGGTGGACTGGCCAAGGCCTCCTGACTACCACCGGCATCATGAACCCGCGGTCCGTAATTTACGATCGAAATACCGGGTAAACTTCCTTTTCTTCATCTGCGTCGAGGCTCATGTCTCGGAGCTGCACCAGATCAAGTCCGGGAAGAATGCTGCCAGGCTATGCTACGTCTCGAGCCAAGATGGCGGCCGCAGCTGGAGCCAGCTGACCGACTTGACCGATCGAGTGATCGGGGACGACATGAGAAACTGGGCCACCTTTGCCGTCGGGCCGGGCCACGGGCTGCAATTGAGCTCCGGGCGCCTGGTGATCCCGGCGTATACTTACTACATCCATAAGCGTAGCTGTGGCCTCCCGGTTTGTTGCTGCACCAAGCCTCATTGCTTCATTTTCTACAGCGACGACAGTGGCCGGAGCTGGGCCCTGGGCCAGCTCGTCACAGCCTTGCGTGCCGGAGAGTGCCAGGTGGCTGAGCTGACCAGCGAGGACGACAACCGAGTGTTATACTGCAACGGCCGCAGCCCGGACAAGTACAGGGTCGAGGCCTTCAGCACAGACGACGGGAACCAATTCGAGGAGTCCTTCCTATGCAAGGAGTTGCCAGAGACAGGGAAAGGTTGCCTCGGCAGTGTTGTGAGTTTCACCCCAGTCCTGCGGCACCTGGGTGTGGACCGCCTGGAGAAAGACGGAGGGGAACCGAGTTATCCGCTCGTCGATACTCCCTCGGTGTCCCTCAAGACTCCCGAGCAGTGGCTGCTTTTCTCTCACCCCACGGGCAGGCGCAAGCGAGTCGACCTGGGCATCTACCTCAACACCACCCCTCTGGTGAAGGGCAGCTGGAAGGACCCCTGGGTGCTGAATGAAGGGCCCAGCGGGTACTCGGACCTGGTGGCGTGCGAGGAGAGCGGTTCGGTGCTCTTCGGCTGCTTGTTCGAGAGCGGAGTGTCCAGTGAGCTGGAAGAAATCGCGTTCCAGCTTTTCAGCGATACCGAGCTCCTGAAGAATGTGAAGGAAGGCTGA